The segment TCCTCGGTGCGTCTTATCACGGTGGGTGGATCGGCCAGCAATCCCCACCTGACCCGCCAGGTGGAAGAGCTTTTCGACTGTCTCTGCCTGGCCGGGTACGGACTGACGGAAACCTCCCCCGCGCTGACGCTGGCGCGTCCCAAAGCCCACTTCGAACTGGACGAAGAGGAGCGTCTCGACTTGCAGTGCATGGCCGGAACCGCCAATCTTGGTGCCGAGATCGAGGTTTGGGACGAGCAAGGCCGCCCGCTGCCCTGGGACGGCCAGTCGGTCGGCGAGATCGTGGTGCGCGGCGATATGGTGATGGAAGGCTACTACAACCGTCCTGAGGAGAACGAAGAGGTCTTTCGGGGCGGCTGGTTTCATACCGGAGACGCAGCCACCATCGCTCCCGACGGCTACGTGCAGATCGTGGACCGCACCAAGGACATCATCATCAGCGGAGGCGAGAACATCTCCAGCATCGAAGTCGAAAAAGCCCTTTTGGGTCACGAGGCCGTGCTGGAATGCGCCGTGATCGCCGTTCCTGACGACGAATGGGGAGAGGTGCCCATGGCGCTGGTGGTGCTCAAAGACGACCGCCAAGCCTCGGAAGAGGAACTGATCGCCTATGCCAGGGAGCACTTGGCTCACTTCAAGTGTCCTCGGGCGGTACGTTTTTACGACGAGTTTCCCAAGGGAGGAACGGGCAAAATCCTCAAGCGCGAATTGCGCGAAGAGTTCTGGAGCAAAGTTAAGAAGCGGGTCCATTGATCCGCCGCGGAATCAAGGGGGGACGAATGAGACGTCTGTTTGGACTCATATTGCTATTCGTAGTGGCCGCAGCCTGCGGCGGGACGGCCCAGCAGCCGGCCGACCTGGTCTTGAAAAACGGCAAGATCGCCACCGTCGATGAAAACAACTCCGAGGTGCAGGCGCTGGCCGCCCGCGAGGGACGCATCGTGGCCCTGGGCAGCGACGCCGATATCGAGGCCTACCTGGGACCGTCCACCGAGGTGGTGGACCTGCAAGGCCGCCGCGCCATCCCCGGATTCATCGAGGGGCACGGCCACTTCATGGGCATCGGCAACGCCGAACTCATCCTCGACCTGACTACGCCCCGGAGTTGGCAGGAGATCGTCGACCTGGTGGCCGCGGCGGTGGAGAAGAGCGAGCCCGGCGAATGGATCATGGGCCGCGGATGGCACCAGGACAAATGGCAAAGCGTGCCCGACCCTAATTACGAGGGTTTTCCCTATCACGACGGATTGAGCAAGGTGTCGCCCGACAATCCCGTCATGCTCACCCACGCCTCCGGACACGCGGCCTTCGTCAATGCCAAGGCCCTGCAGGTCTCAGGGGTCGACGGCGGGACGCCCGATCCGCAGGGAGGCGAGATCCTGCGCGACAGCAAGGGCAAGCTCGTGGGATTGCTGCGTGAGACCGCTCAGAGGCTCATGGATACGCCTGACGGCAGCGAGGAACGCGCCCGCAAAATGGCCGAACTGGCCGCCCAGGAATGCCTGCGCAAGGGCATCACCAGCTTTCAGGACGCCGGCTCCGGCTTCCAGACCATCGATCTCTTCAAAACCCTGGTGGACGAGGGCAAGATGCCCCTGCGGCTGTGGGTCATGATCCGTGCCTCCAACGAAAGCCTGGAGAAGAATCTGGCCGACTACCGGGTGGAGGGATACGGCGACAACAAGCTCACGGTGAGGGCCATCAAGGTCTCCATCGACGGCGCGCTGGGATCTCGCGGCGCCTGGCTGCTGGAACCCTACAGCGACGCCCCCGAACTGACCGGACTCAACCTGGTGCCGATGGACGAGGTCTACGAGACGGCCCAGTTGGCCATCGAGCACGACTACCAGCTTTGCATCCACGCCATCGGCGACCGGGGCAACCGCGAAGTCCTCAACCTCTACGAAAAGGTCTTCCAGGAGCATCCCGACAAGTCCGGCCTGCGCTGGCGCATCGAGCACGCCCAGCACCTGCATCCCGACGACATCGAGCGCTTCGCGGGGCTGGAGGTGATCGCCTCCATGCAGGCCGTGCACGCCACCTCGGACGGTCCCTGGGTGCCCGACCGGTTGGGCGAGAAGCGCTCGCGCGAGGGAGCCTACCTGTGGAAGACCCTGTTGGAATCAGGGGCCGTGGTGACCAACGGAACCGACGCCCCGGTGGAAGACGTTTCCCCCATCGCCAGCTACTACTCGGCCGTCTCGCGCATGATGGTCAACGGCAAGCGCTTCTATCCCGACGAGCGCCTCAACCGCGAGCAGGCCCTGCGCACCTACACCATCAACAACGCCTACGCGGCCTTCGAAGAAGACCTCAAGGGTTCGCTGGAGGTGGGCAAGCTGGCCGACGTTACCGTGCTTTCCAAGGACATCCTGGAGATCCCCGAGGAAGAGATCCCCACCGCCCAGGTCGACCACACCATCGTAGGCGGCGAAATCGTCTACACGCGCAAGTAACTTGGGCCGCGAAAGACCGTTGCCACTCGAATCCCGGCTCCCTGGAAGGGAGCCATTCGCTAGCCCAAGGACTGTGTTAGAAGTCAAGTCCGGGCTCGCGGAAGGCGATTCTGAAAGAACATTGAAAGTGTGAGATAACCGGAAGAGTGCTGACAAAGGAGTTCCCTTGAGTAAATCATCCATCGTCGCGTACCTTGCTCTGGGCTTGGTGTTGTGCCAGGCCGCCCTCTGGGCCCAGGAGGCTCCCAAAGCCTTCGTGGGAGCGAGGATCATTCCTATCGAAGGCCCCGAAATCGAAAACGGCATCCTGCTCATCGAAAACGGCAAGATTACGGCCGTGGGATCTTCGGCGGCCATGACGCTGCCCGCCGACACCGAGCAGATCGATGTGTCGGGCAGGGTCATCATGCCGGGGCTGATCGACAGCCACAGCCACATCGGAGAGCTGGAAGGCGGCGACCGCAGCGCCCCCATCCAGCCCGACATCCGGGTCTGGGAGACCGTCAACGCCCGAGACTCGCGCATCCAGAAAGCCCAGGCCGGAGGCATCACGGTGGCCAACGTCATGCCCGGCTCGGGACACCTGCTCAGCGGCCAGACGGTTTACCTCAAGCTGCGCGACGGCAACACCGTGGAAGACCTGATCATCCCCTGGGAGGACGGGTCGCCCAGGGGCGGAATGAAAATGGCCAACGGCACCAACTCGCGCCGCAATCCGCCTTTCCCCGGCACCCGCGCCAAGAGCGCCGCACTGGTGCGCGAAGAGTACCTCAAGGCCCAGGAATATCGAGCCAAGATAGAAGCCGCCGAGGACGATGAAGAAAAGATGCCGGCCCGCGACCTGCGCATGGAGGGGCTGCTGGAAGTGCTTGAAGGCAAGCGCATCGTCCACCACCACACCCATCGTCACGACGACATTCTCACCGTGCTGCGCCTGGCCGAGGAGTTCGGTTTCAAGGTGGTGCTTCAGCATGTCTCCGACGCCTGGGCGGTGGCTGAAGAGATCGCCGCCTCTGATCAGGTGGTGGGCAACTCCATCATCATGATCGAGTCCCCGGGCGGCAAGATCGAAGCCAAGGACATCACCTTGGAAAACGCCGCCATCCTGGAGGAAGCCGGCGCCTTGGTGGGTTTCCACACCGACGACGGCATCACCGATTCGCGCCTCTTCCTGCGCTCGGCGGGATGGGCCGTGCGGGCCGGAATGTCGCGGGAAAAGGCCCTCTACGGACTCACCATGGCCAACGCCATCATGCTCGACCTGCAAGATCGGGTGGGGACGCTGGAGCCCGGCAAGGACGCCGACTTCATCATCCTCGACGGCGATCCGCTCAGCGTCTACAGCAAAGTCCGCCAGACCTGGGTGGACGGCGTCAAGGTCTTCGACCGCGACGACCCCCAAGACCGCCTCTACGCCGTGGGAGGCTATGGAGCCAGCAACGACCAAGCCAATGAAGTCCACCAGCTCTCCCAGGAGGCCGACTACTAATGCGTTACCGAAATTTCATACTGCTCAGCCTTCTCTTAGCGGCCGCTCTCCTGCCTCTTCAGGCCCAGGTGGCCGTCAAAGCCGAGACCCTGCATACCGCCGCCGGCGACGCTATCAGCGACGGGGTGGTGCTGATCGAGGAGGGCAAGATCTCCGCTGTGGGACCGGCCTCCCAGGTGCAGATTCCTTCGGGCGTGACCGTGCTGGAAGCCAAAGTGGCCACTCCCGGACTGGTGGACGCCCACAGCGTGGTGGGACTGGCCGGCTACCTCAACCAGAACCATGACCAGGATCACCTTGAAGAGTCCTCCCCCATCCAGCCCGAGTTGCGGGCGCTGGACGCCTACAACGCCCGCGAAACGCTGGTGGAATGGGTGCGCCGCCACGGCGTCACCACCCTCCACACCGGCCACGGTCCGGGTCAGCTCGTCTCAGGCCAGACCATGATCGTCAAGACCTACGGAGAGACTGTCGACGACGCGCTCATGGTGCCCTCGGCCATGCTGGCCGCCACTTTGGGCGACGGCGCCAAGGCTTCGGGGGGCCGCTCGCCGGGAAGCCGTTCCAAGATGATGGCCCTGCTGCGCTCCGAGTTCATCAAGGCCCAGGACTACCTGGACAAGATGGAGAACGCCGAGGAGGGCAAGGAGCCGGCCCGCGACCTGCACAAGGAGACTCTGGCCAAGGTGCTCTCGGGCGAGATGCCGCTGCTGGTGACCGCACACCGGTCCCGCGACATCCTGGCCGCCATCCGTCTGGCCGAGGAATTCGGCTTTAACCTGGTGCTGGACGGCGCCGCCGAAGCCCACCTGATCACCGAAAAGATCATGGCGGCCGACGTCCCGGTCATCCTTCACGCACCTGGCATGCGCCATTTCGGAGAAGCTGAAAACGCCACCTTCGAAGCCGGCCCGCGCCTTCGAGATGCCGGCATTACCTTCTGCTACCAGACCGGCTATGAAGGTTACGTGCCCAAGACCCGGGTTCTGCTCTTCGAAGCCGGATGGGCCGCCTCCAACGGGCTGCTATGGGATGAGGCTCTGGCCGCCGTCACCATCGACGCCGCCCGCATACTGGGGGTCGACGACCGGGTGGGTTCTCTTGAGGTGGGCAAGGATGGCGACGTGGTCCTTTACGACGGCGACCCCTTCGAGTACACCACCCATGTCACCGGCGTGATCATCGACGGCCAGGTTGTGAGCCAAGAGAAGCATTAGTGCAGGCGTTCCTTGAACCTTCCCAGGGCGCGCTCCGTACGGATCGTCAAGACCACGAACGGAGAGAGCGCCCAATGAGCAGTTTCAAGCAAGATTTCATATTCGCACTTCGCAGCCTTCGCAAACGCCCCGGATTCTCGGCGGTGGTTGTCTTGACCCTGGCCCTGGGGATCGGCGCCAATGCGGCGGTCTTCAACCTCATCGACGCCCTGTTGCTGAGGCCCTTCCCCATTCCCAACGTGGACCGCATTGTGCAGGTCTTCGAGACCATCGAGTCGCAAGGTTGGGACCGGGCCAGCGCCTCGCCCGCCAATTTCCTGGAATGGAAAGAAGAGACCGAACTCTTTCAGCAGGTCCACGCCCACCAGTGGTGGGAAGTCAACCTGACCGGCACCGATCAGCCCGAGCGCCTCCACGGGACGCTGGTCACGCCGGGATGGATGGGCATGCTCAGCGTTCAGACCACCCATGGCCGCGATCTGCGGCTGGCCGAAAACGATCCGGCCCAAGAGCGGACGGTAGTGCTGGGACACGACTTCTGGGTTCGCCGCTACGGCGCCGATGCCTCTATCGTGGGGCAGTCCATCGAGTTGAACGGGCAGTCCTACGAAGTGGTGGGAGTGGGTCCGGCCGGATTCCACTACCCCATGGGAACCGAACTGTGGGCGCCCCTGGTGATCAGTCCCGAAACGGCTCAGCAGCGCGACAGTCACTACCTTAACGTGCTGGCTCACTTGCGCCAGGGACGCAGCGCCGACGAGGCCCAGGCGGCCTTGGCGGCGCGGGCCGAGCGTCTTGCCCAGCAGTTCCCCGACAGCAACGCCGGTTGGGGCGTCAACGTCATGGTTCTGAGCAAGGCGGTCGTCGACATCGGCGCCCCGGCTTTTCTCATGGTGTGGCAGATTACCGTCGTCTTCGTGCTCTTGATCGCTTGCGTCAACGTGGCCAACCTGCTTTTGACCCGAGGCGGCGAGCGGGCCAAGGAACTCTCCCTGCGGGTCGCGCTGGGGGCCGGACGCTGGCGCCTGATGCGCCAGTTGTTGACCGAGAACCTGATCCTCTCGCTGGCCGGAGCCCTGGCGGCCATGCCCATGGCCTGGGCGGCCAGCGAACTGCTGCGCACCAGCCTTCCGGCTGAGATCCGCGTCTTCATGATGGGTTGGGACAAGATTGGAGTCGATTACCGGATGCTGCTCTTCGCCGGCGCGCTGGCCGTCGTGGCGGCCGTCATCTTCGGCCTGGCCCCGGCTCTCTCCGCCACCCGTCTCGATCTCAACCAGGTCATCGGCGAAGGCGGACGCAGCGGCTCGGCGGGCAGCAGCCAGCGGGGACGCCGTCTGCTGGTGGTGGCCGAAGTGGCCGTGGCCCTCATGCTGCTGATCGCTTCCGGGCTCTCCATCCAGGGCTCGATGCGGCTGATCGAGCAGGACCAAGGCTATGATCCCGACGGATTGCTGACGGCCCAACTGGTGCTCCCCAGTGAAAAATATCCCCAGGCCGAAGACCGCCGCGATTTCTGGAACCGCCTGGAACTGGAACTGGAGGCTCTGCCCCAGGTCAGGAATGCCGCCGTCGCCAACATCCTGCCGGCTGCTCCCGACGGCAGCAGCCGCGACTATGAACTGGAAGGCCGTCCGGCGGCCACCATCGCCGAGCGCCCCTCAGCCGACTTCCGCGTGATCACGCCCGACTTCTTCGAGACCATGCGTGTCCCCATCCTCAACGGACGCGCCTTCACCGAACAGGACCGCGAGGACAGCCGCAGGGTGGCCATCGTCAGCCGCCAGATGGCCCGCCGCGACTGGCCTCAGCAAGACCCCTTGGGGCAGCGCTTCAGGCTGCCTGAAAATCCCGACCAGTGGTACACGGTGGTAGGGGTGGCCGGCGATGTCACCCACAACTGGTTCTTCGGCGGACCCCGGCCCACCATGTACCTGCCTATGGCCCAGATGCCCTATCGGGGAGTCTATGTGGCGCTGCGCACCACGGGCGACCCCCTATCGCTGGCCCCCTCGCTGCGTCGAGCCGTCCGCCGGCTGGACGCCGACCAACCCGTCTTCGGCGTCAAGACCCAGCGCCAGACCCTCTCCGACCGCACCATCGGACTGCGCTACGCCGCCACCATCATGGGCGTCTTCGGCGCCATCGCGCTGATCCTCTCGGTGGTGGGCATCTACGGCGTCATGGCCTATTCCATCAACCAGCGCATCCGCGAGATCGGCATCCGCGTGGCCCTGGGAGCGCTGGGACGCGACGTGCTGCGCCTGACCCTGGGCGGAGCGCTGCGACTGACCGCCATCGGCTGCGCCATCGGACTGTTGCTGGCCTTCGTCCTGGGACGCTTCATGGAAAGCACCCTCTTCGGCACCATCCAGCTCAACCTGATCACCTTCGTGGGCTTCACCGTCCTGCTGGTGGCCGCGGCCCTGCTGGCCGCCTACGTCCCCTCCCGGCGCGCCCTGCGCGTCGATCCCAGCGAGGCCCTGCGGGTGGAGTAGGGAGGAGATTTCCTCCTCCGCTCCCCCCGGCCAAAAGGAAGCATTGACTTCCTCTCCGCCCAAATGCTACTGTTTGTAGCGTTACAGCATGTAGCGGACAAGTCGAATTTGGACTGCCACCCAACCTTTCTGCCGGCTGCTCCGTCTTAGGTTGGAACCCACTGAGGAGTTGAGGAGAAAGCATGAGCACCATTTGGAACGATCTGCGCTATGGCATCCGCGTACTGGCCAAGCATCCTGGCTTCACCTTGGTCGCCCTTTTGACGCTGGCCGTGGGCATCGGCGCCAACAGCGCCATTTTCAGCGTCGTCCACGGAGTGCTGCTCAAGCCTTTGCCTTACCGTCAGCCTCAGCAACTGGTGCAGATCTGGAGCCAGTTCCCCACCATGGACTTCTTCCAGTTTCCGGTTTCGCCGCCCGAGTACTACGGGATGCACGAGCGGGCCGACTTCCTGCGCGATCTGGGCGCCTACTCCAGCGGGGGCGCCAATCTGACGGGGGACGGCGAGCCTCTGCGCCTGAGCGTCTGCTACGCCACCTTCAGCCTCTTTCCCACTTTGGGCGTCGACCCGCTGCACGGGCGCTTCTTCCGTAAAGAAGAGGACGTGCCCGACAACGACAACGTGGTAATGCTCAGCTATGGCCTGTGGAAGCAGAAATTCGGCGGAGACCCTGCGGTGATCGGCAGGAAGGCGGAGATCGACGGAGAGACGGTCGAGATCGTGGGCGTGATGCCGGCGGGATTCAACTTTCCCAACGACGACGTCCAGGCCTGGATGCCTTTTGCCATTGACCCGGCCAGCCTTCCCACCCGCTGGGGCAATCACCTCATGCAGGTGGTGGGACGCCTCAACGAGGGCGTGACGGTGGAGGAGGCGCGCCACCAGTTGACGGCTATGGTGACCCGATGGGGCGAGGACGCCGGGCCCAACACCCACCGTCCCAACCCCGAGTGGCACCCCTACATCCTCAATCCGCTGCATGAGCAGGTGGTGGGCGGGGTGCGTCCGCAGATGGTCTTTCTCACCCTGGTTGTGGGACTGGTGCTGCTGATCGCCTGCGTCAACGTGGCCAATTTGTTGCTGGCCCGCTCCGAGGCCCGTCAAAAGGAAATCGCCATCCGCTCGGCGCTGGGCGCCGAACGCGGACGCCTCATCCGCCAGCTCCTCACCGAGAGCACCATCCTGGCGGTGGGAGGAGGAATGGTGGGCATGCTGGTGGCCAATTGGGGCGTGCAGGTTCTTTTGGCCGTCAATCCCGAGAGCATCCCCCGGCTGGACGCCATCGGACTGAATTGGACGGTGGTCGGCGCCACTCTGGGGCTTTCGCTGCTGACGGGACTGCTCTTCGGCGCCGCGCCGGCCGTGACGCTCATCTCTGGCGACGTGCAGGAGACGCTCAAAGACGGCGGACGCGGCACCTCGGCCTCGCGCGGACGCAACCGCTTCCGGGCCCTGCTGGTGACCGCCGAGGTGGCCCTGGCGGTGGTGCTGGTGGCGGGATCGGGGCTGGTCATCCGCAGCTTCGCCGCCCTGCAGTCCACCGACCCCGGATTCGAGGCTGAGAACGCCCTCACCTTGCGTACCGTGGTTTCGCCCACGGCGGCCGCCGACAACGAGTCGGTGGTGGACTTTTACCAAAGGGCCCTGGAGCGCCTGCGGGCTCTGCCCGGCGTGCGCTCGGCAGCGGCCGTCAGTTCCTTGCCGCTGCGCTCCTTCCTCAATGCCAACGACTTTGAGATCGAGGGCTGGGTGCGCACCGACGGTTCGCCTCCCGTCAACGTCGATTATCAGCAGGCTGTCTCACCCGGATACTTCAAGACCATGGGCATCGGACTGCTGGCAGGCCGCACCTTCAGCGACGGCGACCGTCCTGGTAGCCTGCCCGTAACGGTGGTCAGCCAGAGCTTTGTGGACCGCTTCTTCCCGGGCGAGAATGGCCTGGGCAAGCGGGTGCGGGCGCGCAGCAGCGGCCCCTGGATGGAGATCGTGGGGGTGGTGGACGATGTCAAGCAGCAAAGCTTGCGCGCCGAGGTCAAGCCTCACATGTACACCGCCATGGCTCAGAATCCCGAGGTGCGGGGATTCGCCTACCGCGGCATGAGCTTCGTGCTGCGCACCGAGGACGCTCCCTCGAGCCTGGCCGGCAGCGCCCGCAACGCCATCTGGCAGCTCGACGCCGACATCCCCATCGCCGAGGTTGAAACGCTGGAAAGCGTGCTGGGCGTTTCTCTCTCCGAGCAGCGCTTCACCGTCCTGCTGCTGTCCATCTTCGCCGTTACGGCGTTGCTGCTGGCGGCGGTCGGAATCTACGGCGTGATGAGCTACTCGGTCACCCAGAGGACGCAGGAAATCGGCGTCCGCATGGCCATGGGAGCCCGTGCCGGCGACGTGCTGAGTCTGGTCGTCCGCCAGGGAATGCTGCTTACCGGCGCCGGATTGGCCTTAGGCCTGGCGGCCGCGCTGACCATGGCTCTGCTGTTGCGCGAGCAGCTCCAGGACCTGCTCTACCGGGTCGGCAACTTCGACCCCTTCACCTACCTGGCCGTGCTGGCCCTGCTCACCCTGACAGCCCTGCTGGCCTGCTGCTTCCCCGCCTACCGGGCCTCCCGCCTCGACCCCCTGCGGGCGCTCCACTACGAGTAGAGAGTGCACCGGCAATTCGCCCGGCATAGGGATTCACCGGACTCCAAGGTGATAATGAGCCGCCTTTCTCAGGCCGTGAAACGCTAGATGCTAGAGTTCCGGCGAACCTGCGACCTGCGGATTCGAAGTCAGAGCCCCCGACTTCACGTTCTGCCCTTGTTGAGCTTAACTGCAAGCGAATAAACAACTTGTACGCTTCTCGATCTTAGGCGATTTCGCCTCTGCTGTGCATCCTTGCAGAATTTCATGCTGCTCTACAATCCGGCTGCGTGGGAAGCCCGATTGGTAGCCTTTTTCAGCTTCGCCGACGGCCGGCAGTGGACGCTCCCGGTCAAGTCCGTGGCGGCCAACAGCTTTGCGGAGATCGACCTTGAGCAGCTTCGCCAGCAGGGGGCCTCGGACCATTTCCAGCGCGTGATTCCTCAAGGCGAAGTGCAGGGCCAGGTCAAGATCCTGCAGAAGGGCAAGCCTGCCGAAAAGCTTCTGATCCAGACGGTGCTTGACGACCGCCCCAGCGGACGTTCCCTGCTGCTGGAAAGCTGCCCCTTGTGCCTGTCTCAGCCCTCCCAGGTAGCCTTCATCCCCGGATCGCAGCTAAGCGGACTGGTGGGCGAGACCCTCTTCGTCCCTCCGCTGATCGCCTTCTTTGCCGACGGCCATACCGAAGACGTGACCTTCTTTTCCGACATCAGGAGCCTCAACACTTCGGTGGCCCAGGTTTCCGCCTTCAGCGCGCACCTGGTCGGACCGGGCTCGACCGCCATCGAGGGCGAATACGAAGATCCCTTCTTCGAGATCGACCCGCTGTGCATCATCCTGGCCGGGGCCT is part of the Acidobacteriota bacterium genome and harbors:
- a CDS encoding amidohydrolase; this encodes MRRLFGLILLFVVAAACGGTAQQPADLVLKNGKIATVDENNSEVQALAAREGRIVALGSDADIEAYLGPSTEVVDLQGRRAIPGFIEGHGHFMGIGNAELILDLTTPRSWQEIVDLVAAAVEKSEPGEWIMGRGWHQDKWQSVPDPNYEGFPYHDGLSKVSPDNPVMLTHASGHAAFVNAKALQVSGVDGGTPDPQGGEILRDSKGKLVGLLRETAQRLMDTPDGSEERARKMAELAAQECLRKGITSFQDAGSGFQTIDLFKTLVDEGKMPLRLWVMIRASNESLEKNLADYRVEGYGDNKLTVRAIKVSIDGALGSRGAWLLEPYSDAPELTGLNLVPMDEVYETAQLAIEHDYQLCIHAIGDRGNREVLNLYEKVFQEHPDKSGLRWRIEHAQHLHPDDIERFAGLEVIASMQAVHATSDGPWVPDRLGEKRSREGAYLWKTLLESGAVVTNGTDAPVEDVSPIASYYSAVSRMMVNGKRFYPDERLNREQALRTYTINNAYAAFEEDLKGSLEVGKLADVTVLSKDILEIPEEEIPTAQVDHTIVGGEIVYTRK
- a CDS encoding amidohydrolase family protein produces the protein MSKSSIVAYLALGLVLCQAALWAQEAPKAFVGARIIPIEGPEIENGILLIENGKITAVGSSAAMTLPADTEQIDVSGRVIMPGLIDSHSHIGELEGGDRSAPIQPDIRVWETVNARDSRIQKAQAGGITVANVMPGSGHLLSGQTVYLKLRDGNTVEDLIIPWEDGSPRGGMKMANGTNSRRNPPFPGTRAKSAALVREEYLKAQEYRAKIEAAEDDEEKMPARDLRMEGLLEVLEGKRIVHHHTHRHDDILTVLRLAEEFGFKVVLQHVSDAWAVAEEIAASDQVVGNSIIMIESPGGKIEAKDITLENAAILEEAGALVGFHTDDGITDSRLFLRSAGWAVRAGMSREKALYGLTMANAIMLDLQDRVGTLEPGKDADFIILDGDPLSVYSKVRQTWVDGVKVFDRDDPQDRLYAVGGYGASNDQANEVHQLSQEADY
- a CDS encoding amidohydrolase family protein, encoding MRYRNFILLSLLLAAALLPLQAQVAVKAETLHTAAGDAISDGVVLIEEGKISAVGPASQVQIPSGVTVLEAKVATPGLVDAHSVVGLAGYLNQNHDQDHLEESSPIQPELRALDAYNARETLVEWVRRHGVTTLHTGHGPGQLVSGQTMIVKTYGETVDDALMVPSAMLAATLGDGAKASGGRSPGSRSKMMALLRSEFIKAQDYLDKMENAEEGKEPARDLHKETLAKVLSGEMPLLVTAHRSRDILAAIRLAEEFGFNLVLDGAAEAHLITEKIMAADVPVILHAPGMRHFGEAENATFEAGPRLRDAGITFCYQTGYEGYVPKTRVLLFEAGWAASNGLLWDEALAAVTIDAARILGVDDRVGSLEVGKDGDVVLYDGDPFEYTTHVTGVIIDGQVVSQEKH
- a CDS encoding ABC transporter permease — protein: MSSFKQDFIFALRSLRKRPGFSAVVVLTLALGIGANAAVFNLIDALLLRPFPIPNVDRIVQVFETIESQGWDRASASPANFLEWKEETELFQQVHAHQWWEVNLTGTDQPERLHGTLVTPGWMGMLSVQTTHGRDLRLAENDPAQERTVVLGHDFWVRRYGADASIVGQSIELNGQSYEVVGVGPAGFHYPMGTELWAPLVISPETAQQRDSHYLNVLAHLRQGRSADEAQAALAARAERLAQQFPDSNAGWGVNVMVLSKAVVDIGAPAFLMVWQITVVFVLLIACVNVANLLLTRGGERAKELSLRVALGAGRWRLMRQLLTENLILSLAGALAAMPMAWAASELLRTSLPAEIRVFMMGWDKIGVDYRMLLFAGALAVVAAVIFGLAPALSATRLDLNQVIGEGGRSGSAGSSQRGRRLLVVAEVAVALMLLIASGLSIQGSMRLIEQDQGYDPDGLLTAQLVLPSEKYPQAEDRRDFWNRLELELEALPQVRNAAVANILPAAPDGSSRDYELEGRPAATIAERPSADFRVITPDFFETMRVPILNGRAFTEQDREDSRRVAIVSRQMARRDWPQQDPLGQRFRLPENPDQWYTVVGVAGDVTHNWFFGGPRPTMYLPMAQMPYRGVYVALRTTGDPLSLAPSLRRAVRRLDADQPVFGVKTQRQTLSDRTIGLRYAATIMGVFGAIALILSVVGIYGVMAYSINQRIREIGIRVALGALGRDVLRLTLGGALRLTAIGCAIGLLLAFVLGRFMESTLFGTIQLNLITFVGFTVLLVAAALLAAYVPSRRALRVDPSEALRVE
- a CDS encoding ABC transporter permease, which gives rise to MSTIWNDLRYGIRVLAKHPGFTLVALLTLAVGIGANSAIFSVVHGVLLKPLPYRQPQQLVQIWSQFPTMDFFQFPVSPPEYYGMHERADFLRDLGAYSSGGANLTGDGEPLRLSVCYATFSLFPTLGVDPLHGRFFRKEEDVPDNDNVVMLSYGLWKQKFGGDPAVIGRKAEIDGETVEIVGVMPAGFNFPNDDVQAWMPFAIDPASLPTRWGNHLMQVVGRLNEGVTVEEARHQLTAMVTRWGEDAGPNTHRPNPEWHPYILNPLHEQVVGGVRPQMVFLTLVVGLVLLIACVNVANLLLARSEARQKEIAIRSALGAERGRLIRQLLTESTILAVGGGMVGMLVANWGVQVLLAVNPESIPRLDAIGLNWTVVGATLGLSLLTGLLFGAAPAVTLISGDVQETLKDGGRGTSASRGRNRFRALLVTAEVALAVVLVAGSGLVIRSFAALQSTDPGFEAENALTLRTVVSPTAAADNESVVDFYQRALERLRALPGVRSAAAVSSLPLRSFLNANDFEIEGWVRTDGSPPVNVDYQQAVSPGYFKTMGIGLLAGRTFSDGDRPGSLPVTVVSQSFVDRFFPGENGLGKRVRARSSGPWMEIVGVVDDVKQQSLRAEVKPHMYTAMAQNPEVRGFAYRGMSFVLRTEDAPSSLAGSARNAIWQLDADIPIAEVETLESVLGVSLSEQRFTVLLLSIFAVTALLLAAVGIYGVMSYSVTQRTQEIGVRMAMGARAGDVLSLVVRQGMLLTGAGLALGLAAALTMALLLREQLQDLLYRVGNFDPFTYLAVLALLTLTALLACCFPAYRASRLDPLRALHYE